A DNA window from Maribellus comscasis contains the following coding sequences:
- a CDS encoding phosphatase PAP2 family protein produces MKRCQTLIILFFTFFFLKSINTAGQSGKDSTVYKINRKIEAPVTIGLFGASFLGFEYLRNKPRLEYSEVIQLSADDIWWFDRPATRQSVSFRHRAHDISDFFLNSSVILPGLLALDQKIRNDWLDLLILYGESHAINTDFYLLTASSVLRTRPFNYNPDVPVEDKLASETRNSFFSGHVSTAATASFFMAKVYSDYHPEIGNKKYLLFAAAVIPPALVGYYRFKAMKHFPTDILTGFVVGASAGILIPELHRIQRKNPKLSLIPFTGNYNGLRLSYVF; encoded by the coding sequence ATGAAACGGTGTCAAACTTTAATTATTCTTTTTTTTACTTTCTTTTTTTTAAAAAGTATAAATACAGCTGGCCAATCCGGGAAAGATTCCACTGTTTATAAAATAAACAGAAAAATTGAAGCTCCGGTAACGATAGGTTTGTTTGGCGCATCTTTTTTAGGATTTGAATATTTAAGAAACAAACCCAGGCTGGAATATAGTGAAGTTATTCAGTTAAGTGCGGATGATATCTGGTGGTTTGACCGGCCGGCAACCAGGCAAAGTGTATCTTTTCGCCACCGGGCTCATGATATTTCTGACTTTTTCCTAAACAGTTCAGTTATTTTGCCTGGTTTACTTGCATTGGATCAAAAAATCAGAAATGACTGGCTGGATCTGTTAATTTTATATGGCGAATCTCACGCTATAAACACCGATTTTTATCTTTTAACTGCAAGCTCTGTTCTTCGGACACGACCATTTAATTATAACCCGGATGTACCGGTAGAAGATAAACTGGCCAGCGAAACCCGAAATTCATTCTTTAGCGGACATGTTTCTACTGCAGCAACGGCTTCTTTTTTTATGGCAAAAGTGTATTCCGACTATCATCCGGAAATTGGAAATAAAAAATACCTGCTATTTGCAGCTGCTGTTATTCCACCGGCCCTGGTTGGTTATTACCGTTTTAAAGCAATGAAACATTTTCCTACCGACATATTAACGGGCTTTGTTGTTGGCGCATCAGCCGGTATTTTAATTCCGGAATTACATCGTATTCAAAGAAAAAATCCCAAATTATCGCTCATTCCGTTTACCGGGAACTATAATGGGTTGAGATTAAGCTACGTGTTTTAG
- a CDS encoding phosphoglycerate mutase family protein, whose protein sequence is MKTITKTALLIYTICLVNFAFCQEVILIRHAKVDLDTKGWIGHKKAAQLSKAYNSAAIVSFDTDRILNELPDLKTDTIYVSNLIRSISTGWILFGDSATILSSPFLDEFDLHILRLPLILPYKAWTGISRAFWFLGTNKEHNESYREAEMRVKQIADFIEQRLNYNRQVVMITHGFLNRNIAKELQKRNWEKLQNNGKKNLGATILKK, encoded by the coding sequence TTGAAAACAATTACAAAAACAGCTCTTCTCATTTACACTATCTGTTTGGTCAACTTTGCTTTTTGCCAGGAGGTAATTTTAATACGGCACGCAAAAGTAGATTTGGATACAAAAGGATGGATTGGGCATAAAAAAGCAGCGCAATTGAGTAAGGCTTACAACTCTGCTGCTATTGTCTCTTTTGATACAGATAGAATTTTGAATGAATTGCCTGATTTAAAAACAGATACTATCTATGTAAGCAATCTGATTCGCTCCATTTCCACCGGATGGATTCTTTTTGGAGATTCAGCTACTATTCTTTCTTCTCCTTTTCTGGATGAATTTGATTTACATATATTACGCCTGCCATTGATTCTTCCCTACAAGGCATGGACTGGTATTTCACGCGCTTTTTGGTTTTTAGGAACGAATAAAGAACACAATGAGTCGTACAGGGAAGCTGAAATGAGAGTGAAACAAATTGCCGATTTTATAGAACAAAGGTTAAACTACAACAGACAGGTAGTTATGATAACGCATGGTTTTTTAAACAGAAACATTGCAAAAGAACTTCAAAAAAGGAACTGGGAAAAACTACAAAATAACGGGAAAAAAAACCTTGGAGCAACGATTCTGAAAAAATAA
- a CDS encoding adenylate/guanylate cyclase domain-containing protein, whose amino-acid sequence MSLKPKLNIGPKLKYKLGFLLFSLVYWNIVVRIAILLRMLGTPTDDFREVFSKGMSFFVDEVAASSIIISLFALFTWTTFYFIYPKIIDKFQLRKLTIFVIFFDIIIFFFIGVLLGIVHYNVDKDYVFWDSLSKLNKFLFNSTTLFFLIVILIASYVYQLIYTIVHQNSGSPIAKIMMGYYQKPREENLIFLFLDLQSSTKFAEILGHENYSYFIQDCFRFLTNPIIVSRGRVYQFVGDEVVVTWNANKPESCKRAVDFFYLFEEELEKQKEYFEKKYGLMPVFTASINTGKVMATEVGEIKKEIAFHGDVLNTAARIQKQCKRYRKNILVTRDFASQLISAKTEYRLNYVDIVKFLGKDRIVKIYEVCREQQ is encoded by the coding sequence ATGAGTTTAAAACCTAAATTAAATATTGGCCCAAAATTAAAATACAAATTAGGATTCCTTCTTTTTTCACTTGTTTATTGGAATATAGTCGTTCGTATTGCTATTTTGTTGCGGATGCTGGGAACTCCAACCGATGATTTTAGAGAAGTTTTCTCTAAAGGAATGAGCTTCTTTGTTGACGAAGTAGCCGCTTCTTCAATAATTATTTCGTTGTTTGCCCTATTCACCTGGACCACATTCTATTTTATTTATCCTAAAATCATCGATAAATTTCAATTACGAAAACTCACCATATTTGTTATCTTTTTTGATATTATAATTTTCTTTTTTATCGGTGTTTTGCTCGGGATTGTGCATTATAACGTTGATAAAGACTATGTATTTTGGGATTCACTTTCAAAGTTGAATAAATTTTTGTTTAACTCAACAACTTTATTTTTTCTTATTGTAATTCTGATAGCAAGTTATGTTTATCAGTTGATTTACACGATAGTTCATCAAAATAGTGGCAGCCCCATTGCAAAAATAATGATGGGATATTATCAGAAACCAAGAGAAGAAAATCTTATATTTCTATTTCTCGATTTGCAGTCGTCCACAAAATTTGCAGAAATACTCGGGCACGAAAATTACAGCTATTTTATACAGGATTGCTTCCGTTTTCTAACCAATCCTATTATTGTCAGCAGAGGAAGGGTTTATCAGTTTGTTGGCGACGAAGTAGTGGTTACCTGGAACGCAAATAAGCCGGAAAGTTGTAAACGTGCAGTCGATTTCTTTTATCTTTTTGAAGAAGAGCTGGAAAAACAAAAAGAATATTTTGAAAAGAAGTATGGCCTGATGCCTGTGTTTACAGCCTCCATTAATACAGGGAAAGTGATGGCTACCGAGGTTGGTGAAATAAAAAAGGAAATTGCATTTCATGGCGATGTTTTAAATACTGCAGCGCGAATTCAGAAACAGTGTAAAAGATACCGAAAGAATATCCTGGTTACACGCGACTTCGCATCACAACTGATAAGTGCCAAAACTGAATACAGGCTAAACTATGTTGATATTGTCAAATTTCTGGGTAAAGACAGAATTGTAAAAATATACGAGGTGTGCAGAGAACAACAGTAA
- a CDS encoding pyruvate kinase, translating to MIQTDRLLFVKGKIDLIIDKVREMEDEYRDEIQNVHPVYRKSALNLVHYLAFRSFDIDELQEHLRDLGLTSLSHIEAHVLKSLLSMSSILNQLLGQATPERRKGIISFKKSEKILARNTKLMFGYKSKRRRTRIMVTLPETAAEDGDFVSRLLKSGMNSARINCAHDNKETWGKIIQNVRTISEKQLKSCKIMMDLGGPKLRTGSIKPGPKIVHIKPEKDVSGNVINPARIWIAPPDFLLPDDISIHIPVKEEWFREIKRGDIIRLNDTRNKKVDITVGGRKGNGREGFCFTSAYVSTGTELQLFGPDKSEKAKDTVGELLPIEQYIPLKINDTLILTKNTNQGEPAQYDEKGKLIQLAHISCTLPEIFSDVRVEEPIFFDDGKIEGVIENVNRDELNIRITYAKDTGSKLKADKGINLPHSNLNVSGLTPKDKMDLEFVAQYADTVNFSFVNNENDVQELLDELESYESSIGIILKIETQKGFTNLPRILLRAMQTFPIGVMIARGDLAIETGWKNFASIQEEILRICEAAHVPDVWATQVLENLAKKGVPSRAEITDAALAQRAECVMLNKGAYIEKAVKMLDRILRRMQHFQKKKETVLPRLEDAENLHLSHAKFDI from the coding sequence ATGATCCAAACAGACAGGCTTCTTTTTGTAAAGGGAAAAATTGACCTCATTATTGATAAGGTGAGGGAAATGGAGGACGAATACCGTGACGAAATTCAAAATGTTCACCCGGTATACCGCAAAAGTGCGCTCAATCTTGTTCATTATCTGGCTTTTCGCAGTTTCGATATCGACGAGTTACAGGAGCATTTGCGCGATTTGGGATTAACAAGTTTATCTCATATTGAAGCGCATGTGTTAAAAAGTTTGCTTTCCATGAGTTCAATTCTGAACCAGTTGCTGGGACAGGCAACTCCTGAAAGACGAAAGGGAATTATTTCATTTAAAAAAAGCGAAAAAATTCTGGCGAGGAATACAAAACTGATGTTTGGGTACAAATCGAAAAGACGTAGAACCCGTATTATGGTCACACTCCCTGAAACAGCTGCCGAAGACGGAGACTTTGTTAGCCGGCTCTTAAAGTCGGGGATGAACAGCGCCCGTATTAATTGTGCCCACGATAACAAAGAGACCTGGGGGAAAATAATTCAAAATGTAAGAACTATTAGTGAGAAGCAGCTAAAAAGCTGCAAAATAATGATGGATTTGGGCGGGCCAAAATTACGAACCGGCTCTATAAAACCGGGCCCCAAAATCGTTCATATAAAACCTGAAAAAGATGTTTCCGGTAATGTGATTAATCCTGCCAGAATTTGGATTGCCCCGCCTGATTTTTTACTGCCTGATGATATTTCAATTCATATCCCCGTAAAGGAAGAGTGGTTCAGAGAAATAAAAAGAGGAGATATTATCCGCTTAAATGATACCCGAAATAAAAAGGTCGATATAACAGTTGGCGGAAGAAAAGGAAATGGTCGTGAAGGATTTTGTTTTACTTCTGCTTATGTTTCTACCGGCACTGAACTTCAACTTTTTGGTCCTGATAAATCAGAAAAAGCCAAAGACACAGTTGGAGAATTATTACCGATTGAGCAGTATATTCCGCTCAAAATCAATGATACGCTTATTTTAACCAAAAATACGAATCAGGGAGAACCGGCACAGTACGACGAAAAAGGAAAATTAATTCAGCTTGCTCATATTTCATGCACTTTGCCCGAAATTTTTAGCGATGTCAGGGTTGAAGAACCGATATTTTTTGATGATGGAAAAATTGAGGGAGTTATTGAAAATGTTAACAGAGACGAACTGAACATTAGGATAACTTATGCAAAAGACACAGGAAGTAAGTTAAAAGCGGACAAAGGCATAAATCTTCCACACAGTAATTTGAATGTAAGTGGATTAACTCCAAAGGACAAAATGGATTTGGAATTTGTGGCTCAGTATGCCGACACAGTGAATTTTTCGTTTGTAAATAATGAAAACGATGTACAGGAATTGCTGGATGAGCTGGAAAGTTATGAAAGTTCTATTGGTATCATTTTAAAAATCGAAACCCAGAAAGGATTCACCAATCTGCCGCGGATTTTGCTTCGCGCCATGCAAACTTTCCCAATTGGAGTAATGATAGCCCGTGGAGATTTGGCGATTGAAACAGGATGGAAGAATTTTGCAAGCATTCAGGAAGAGATTCTACGAATTTGCGAAGCTGCACATGTCCCCGATGTTTGGGCAACACAGGTGCTGGAGAATCTGGCAAAAAAAGGTGTACCTTCCCGGGCAGAAATTACGGATGCTGCTTTGGCTCAGCGTGCCGAATGCGTGATGCTGAATAAAGGTGCATATATTGAAAAAGCAGTAAAAATGCTCGACCGTATTTTACGACGTATGCAACATTTTCAAAAAAAGAAAGAAACCGTTTTGCCCAGGCTGGAAGATGCGGAGAATCTGCATCTTTCGCATGCCAAGTTTGATATTTAG
- a CDS encoding glycoside hydrolase family 172 protein, with translation MKSSLLHLFCSVFILIIVSSCTTEKPESADEMLLSPLFRYQDLEPRWNSFENPTTEKGAGGKENKGAKGHPYDKLLAGESKILMDIEGSGIITRMWFTIQDRSPEMLRSIKLEMFWDGNKKPAVSAPFGDFFGNGLGRMVAHQNELFANPEGRSFNCFIPMPFKTGAKIVVTNEGNTDLNMLFYDIDLVKTKSWNPENLYFHCFWNRDTATTPGVDYEILPQISGKGRFLGVNFGVMANPAYQKSWWGEGEVKMYLDGDGELATLVGTGTEDYIGTAWGQGKFINRYTGCLVADTENDFWTFYRYHIPDPVFFKNDIRVTIHAMGGNQKAKVIEMLDAGAPLIPVTIQNATNFVPLMDMEQPVNLKNNNLIDGWTNFYRSDDWSSTAYFYLDKPANQLPDLQTINIRTYKLTENE, from the coding sequence ATGAAATCTTCCCTGTTGCATCTGTTTTGTTCTGTTTTTATTTTAATAATCGTTTCTTCCTGCACAACCGAAAAACCGGAAAGTGCAGATGAAATGCTTTTGTCTCCGCTTTTTCGTTACCAGGATTTGGAGCCACGGTGGAACAGTTTTGAAAATCCGACCACTGAAAAAGGGGCTGGAGGAAAGGAAAACAAAGGCGCCAAAGGTCATCCCTACGATAAACTTTTAGCTGGTGAATCAAAAATATTGATGGATATCGAAGGTTCGGGAATTATTACCCGGATGTGGTTTACCATCCAGGATCGCTCGCCGGAAATGTTGCGTTCCATAAAATTGGAGATGTTTTGGGATGGTAACAAAAAGCCGGCTGTTTCTGCTCCTTTTGGCGACTTTTTTGGAAACGGACTGGGAAGAATGGTCGCCCATCAAAACGAACTGTTTGCCAATCCTGAAGGGAGATCGTTTAACTGTTTTATTCCCATGCCTTTTAAAACCGGCGCAAAAATAGTAGTTACCAACGAAGGAAACACAGATTTAAACATGCTCTTTTATGATATCGATTTGGTAAAAACAAAAAGCTGGAATCCTGAAAATCTTTACTTTCATTGTTTCTGGAACCGCGACACGGCAACCACCCCCGGAGTAGATTATGAAATCCTCCCGCAAATTTCCGGGAAAGGCAGATTTTTGGGTGTAAACTTTGGTGTAATGGCCAACCCTGCCTACCAAAAATCATGGTGGGGAGAAGGTGAAGTTAAGATGTATCTGGATGGCGACGGAGAACTTGCAACTCTGGTTGGAACGGGAACTGAAGACTATATTGGCACAGCCTGGGGACAGGGGAAATTTATAAACCGTTACACCGGCTGCCTGGTTGCTGACACAGAGAATGATTTCTGGACTTTTTACCGCTATCACATTCCCGACCCTGTTTTTTTTAAAAATGATATTCGTGTTACAATTCATGCCATGGGCGGCAACCAGAAAGCAAAAGTTATTGAAATGCTGGATGCCGGGGCTCCTCTGATTCCGGTCACCATTCAAAATGCAACTAACTTTGTTCCGCTAATGGACATGGAACAACCGGTGAATTTAAAAAACAACAATCTTATCGATGGCTGGACCAATTTTTACCGTTCCGATGACTGGTCGTCAACGGCCTATTTTTATCTCGACAAACCAGCCAATCAGTTACCTGACTTACAAACTATTAACATACGAACATATAAATTAACAGAGAATGAATAA
- a CDS encoding polysaccharide deacetylase family protein: MKTRILSFLILFLSMGTIAQNDNQIYLLIRTDDIGSFHAANLACIETYQNGIAQSVELMAPCAWFLEATKMLNENPGFDVGIHLTLTSEWSNTKWRPLTPCPSLVDKDGYFFPQVWKNNNFPAGSSIQESEWKLDEIEQELRAQIEISLKHVPHISHISTHMGFNGLNPQIAALVNNLAKEYQLDINTEGLKRFSGWSRNDAYNERIDKFCENLEKLTPGRYLYVEHPGYEDGEMETVGHKGYEDVATDREWVTRVLTSDKVKETIQKKNIKLISYKDLKN, translated from the coding sequence ATGAAAACTCGAATACTTAGCTTCTTAATCCTTTTTTTATCCATGGGAACAATTGCACAAAATGACAACCAGATTTATCTGCTCATCCGCACCGATGATATTGGCTCTTTTCATGCAGCAAATCTGGCCTGCATTGAAACCTATCAAAACGGAATTGCACAGTCGGTGGAATTGATGGCACCCTGTGCCTGGTTTTTGGAAGCCACAAAAATGTTAAATGAAAATCCGGGATTTGATGTTGGAATCCATTTAACATTAACCAGCGAGTGGAGCAATACCAAGTGGCGACCCCTCACCCCCTGTCCCAGCCTGGTTGATAAAGACGGCTATTTTTTTCCTCAGGTATGGAAGAATAACAATTTCCCGGCTGGCTCATCTATTCAGGAATCGGAGTGGAAGTTGGATGAAATAGAGCAGGAATTACGCGCTCAGATTGAAATTTCGTTAAAACATGTTCCGCATATTTCGCATATAAGCACACACATGGGATTTAATGGCTTAAATCCTCAAATTGCTGCATTGGTTAATAATCTGGCAAAAGAATATCAACTTGATATCAATACGGAGGGCCTTAAACGTTTTTCGGGTTGGAGCCGTAATGATGCATACAACGAACGAATCGACAAATTCTGTGAAAATCTTGAAAAACTTACGCCCGGAAGATATCTATATGTTGAACACCCGGGATACGAAGACGGAGAAATGGAAACCGTTGGCCACAAAGGCTATGAGGATGTTGCTACCGACCGCGAATGGGTAACGCGAGTTCTAACCAGCGACAAAGTAAAAGAAACCATTCAGAAAAAGAATATCAAACTGATAAGTTACAAGGATCTGAAAAATTAG
- a CDS encoding phosphatase PAP2 family protein: MSTKKASLFIFLLLFLTGSMVSGQRDSTKTRYNPYKMNYYLDVPISVGGLLASKYGTDYLRDREPKNIERIVSFTPDDVWWFDRSSARIDPEKGEKALNISDYFLRAGMWSPLLMYIDPKVRDIWYDFALLHVETQAINATVYLAASIPIPRLRPFMYNPDVSMEKKLGENTTNSFFSGHASVVAASTFFMVKVYYDLHPEAKHKKLFYALACVPPAFTGYLRYKGAKHFPSDIITGFAVGAATGILVPEFHKKKYPLKIYPVSIYDSGIGVRLLYTLK, translated from the coding sequence ATGAGTACAAAAAAAGCAAGTTTATTCATTTTTTTGTTGCTGTTTCTTACAGGATCTATGGTTTCCGGGCAAAGAGACAGTACGAAAACGCGTTATAATCCCTACAAAATGAATTATTACCTGGATGTCCCCATATCGGTAGGTGGATTACTTGCAAGCAAATACGGAACAGATTATCTCAGAGACAGAGAACCCAAAAACATTGAACGAATTGTTTCTTTTACACCCGATGATGTTTGGTGGTTTGACCGAAGTTCCGCCCGGATTGATCCGGAGAAAGGGGAAAAAGCACTTAACATCTCCGATTATTTTTTGCGGGCCGGGATGTGGTCGCCACTCCTGATGTATATTGACCCGAAAGTAAGAGATATTTGGTATGATTTTGCGCTTTTGCATGTTGAAACACAGGCCATAAATGCCACGGTCTATTTGGCGGCATCAATTCCGATTCCACGCCTGAGGCCTTTTATGTACAACCCTGATGTAAGCATGGAAAAAAAGTTGGGAGAAAATACCACCAATTCTTTTTTTAGCGGACACGCGTCGGTAGTTGCGGCCTCAACTTTTTTTATGGTGAAAGTATACTACGATTTGCACCCGGAAGCAAAACATAAAAAGCTGTTTTACGCTTTGGCTTGTGTCCCTCCTGCATTTACAGGGTATTTACGTTATAAAGGTGCAAAACACTTCCCGTCTGATATTATTACTGGTTTTGCCGTTGGAGCGGCTACCGGCATTCTTGTGCCGGAATTTCATAAGAAGAAATATCCCTTGAAGATATATCCGGTAAGCATTTATGATTCGGGAATCGGGGTTAGACTGCTGTATACGCTGAAGTGA
- a CDS encoding GAF domain-containing protein → MKTQKKINRNVNDTVIKTSLSFEFLIEELEQIVLNGKHPLFESASKLLAGLDNIPEIKTQINDLSLLEKNKDLVEQMMAFVINPLTSNTAMEGATVPFHKTTFFSTEQLRAITNKDEYKLEIAKNHDLEEKQLIKIYFAYLIILEQIYNYKTDFNIPLDFKLTNEQNQRVQYFRKNFNYKYLRVGTVGKLKRLTDEQLKKLLDNIADLSYWRETLPLESFEFKGFVHFSFTKSTYDFVVSELKSNLLDNKTILTNEGFELIQNHIRALIEMPNLKIGLAAIDQFDSTINKSLIWKTLIDRSKLSCREYSGTFYEQAMLEKKIVITNDFNEAENDRVVAEFLNHGIRSHVIVPLVLDGETVGMLEFASENKGELDMVKVSRLKELFPVFAVALKRSKNECKDRESAIIQQHFTAIHPSVEWRFREAVVTLMNENSTEKLSTGIEPVVFDNIIPIFGASDIHSSTTERNKAIQSDFLEQLEYAREIIEYGKLVNEMPFLDAIHFEIRNFISTVKNGLKAGDEFVIIEFLKNEVEPAFKLLKDRFQEMEKPVNDYLQKIDTENGVLYKKRKEFEDSLTSINKVIGKIIDDEQIDAQKIFPHYFEKYSTDGVEYNAYIGQSLVKKLKYNGIYLKNIRLWQLLLKVRIAQEIRKLQSELPVKLDITQLILVHSQPLSIAFRQDEKKFDVAGAYNIRYEITKKRIDKALIKATKERITEVGKIAIIYSHADEITEYKKYIDYLISLGLITQNVENFELEDLTGASGLRALRIEVNFENNSLLGIKKRPEISVDRIQI, encoded by the coding sequence ATGAAAACACAGAAAAAGATAAATCGTAATGTAAATGACACCGTTATAAAAACCTCATTAAGCTTTGAGTTCCTTATTGAAGAGTTGGAGCAAATCGTATTAAATGGAAAACATCCGCTTTTTGAATCAGCCAGTAAGCTTTTGGCTGGTCTCGACAACATTCCTGAAATAAAAACTCAAATAAATGATCTTTCTCTGCTGGAGAAAAACAAAGATCTGGTGGAGCAAATGATGGCTTTTGTTATCAATCCGCTAACCAGCAATACAGCAATGGAAGGTGCAACTGTTCCTTTTCACAAAACTACCTTCTTTTCAACAGAACAATTAAGAGCCATTACGAATAAAGATGAATATAAACTTGAAATTGCAAAAAACCATGACTTAGAAGAAAAGCAGCTTATTAAAATTTACTTTGCATATTTGATAATTCTGGAACAGATTTACAATTATAAAACAGACTTTAATATTCCCCTGGATTTTAAATTGACCAACGAACAAAATCAAAGAGTTCAATATTTTAGAAAGAACTTTAATTATAAATATTTGCGTGTTGGTACGGTTGGGAAGTTGAAAAGACTTACTGATGAGCAATTAAAAAAACTTTTGGACAATATTGCTGATTTAAGCTACTGGAGGGAGACTCTTCCATTGGAAAGTTTTGAATTTAAAGGGTTTGTACATTTTTCATTTACAAAAAGCACTTACGATTTTGTTGTTTCTGAATTGAAATCCAATCTACTTGATAATAAAACTATTCTCACAAACGAAGGGTTTGAACTGATTCAGAATCACATTCGGGCTTTAATTGAAATGCCAAATTTAAAGATTGGATTGGCAGCTATCGATCAATTTGATTCCACAATAAATAAATCATTGATTTGGAAAACGTTAATCGATCGTTCGAAACTTTCCTGTCGCGAATATTCCGGTACATTTTACGAACAGGCGATGTTGGAGAAAAAGATTGTTATAACCAACGATTTTAATGAAGCAGAAAATGACAGAGTTGTTGCTGAATTTCTAAATCACGGAATTCGAAGTCATGTAATTGTTCCCCTGGTGTTAGACGGAGAAACAGTTGGCATGCTGGAATTTGCATCGGAAAACAAGGGAGAACTAGACATGGTAAAAGTAAGCCGGTTAAAGGAACTCTTTCCGGTATTTGCTGTGGCGCTTAAACGTTCAAAAAATGAATGTAAAGACAGAGAGAGTGCGATTATTCAACAACATTTTACCGCTATTCATCCCTCGGTGGAGTGGCGTTTCAGGGAGGCTGTTGTAACCCTGATGAATGAAAATTCAACCGAAAAATTATCGACCGGAATTGAGCCCGTGGTTTTTGACAACATCATTCCAATTTTTGGCGCCTCTGATATCCACAGTTCAACAACCGAAAGAAACAAAGCCATCCAGTCCGATTTTTTGGAACAACTCGAATATGCCCGGGAAATTATTGAATACGGCAAACTTGTAAATGAAATGCCATTTTTAGATGCCATCCATTTCGAGATAAGAAATTTCATCTCAACTGTAAAAAACGGATTAAAGGCAGGCGATGAGTTTGTTATTATCGAATTCCTGAAAAATGAAGTTGAACCGGCTTTTAAACTCCTGAAAGACAGATTTCAGGAAATGGAAAAACCTGTAAATGATTATCTTCAAAAGATTGATACCGAAAATGGTGTTCTTTATAAAAAAAGAAAAGAATTTGAAGACAGCTTAACCTCAATAAATAAAGTAATTGGAAAAATAATTGATGATGAACAAATTGACGCTCAGAAAATTTTTCCTCATTATTTTGAAAAATACAGTACCGACGGCGTAGAATACAATGCCTACATCGGACAGTCGTTGGTTAAGAAACTGAAATACAATGGTATTTATTTAAAAAATATTCGATTGTGGCAGCTGTTGTTAAAAGTTAGAATAGCACAGGAAATCAGAAAGCTGCAGTCGGAACTCCCGGTAAAGCTTGATATCACACAGCTTATTCTCGTTCATTCGCAACCATTAAGTATTGCGTTCAGGCAAGATGAGAAAAAGTTTGATGTTGCCGGCGCCTACAATATTCGTTACGAGATTACAAAAAAGCGAATCGACAAGGCACTGATAAAAGCTACAAAGGAAAGAATAACTGAAGTGGGAAAAATTGCGATAATATACTCACATGCCGATGAGATTACCGAGTACAAAAAATATATCGACTATTTGATTTCATTGGGATTGATTACCCAAAATGTAGAAAACTTTGAATTGGAAGATTTAACCGGAGCCTCTGGTTTAAGAGCGCTTCGAATTGAAGTAAATTTTGAAAATAACTCTCTGCTGGGAATCAAAAAGAGACCTGAAATATCAGTCGATAGAATTCAAATCTGA
- a CDS encoding GDSL-type esterase/lipase family protein encodes MNNRKFCFILFFLFLGVVVSNAQDPNRFKTQVDELFNKEYNFSPHKKLVVFAGSSSIRMWKDVQEYFPNYNVINNGFGGSHFSDLIFYYDKLILKQKPEILFIYEGDNDIAGNKKPGLVKRQAKELYNKIRVDLPDTKIIFISPKPSIARENLKKEYMKLNTRLKKFCDRKKNLDFADVWYPAMDENGDVFQDIFIEDGLHMNKKGYDIWGKVISPYLE; translated from the coding sequence ATGAATAATCGTAAATTTTGCTTTATCCTGTTTTTTCTTTTTTTGGGAGTAGTCGTCTCTAATGCTCAGGATCCCAATCGTTTTAAAACCCAGGTTGATGAACTTTTTAATAAAGAATACAATTTTAGCCCTCACAAAAAATTGGTGGTTTTTGCCGGAAGTTCAAGTATCAGAATGTGGAAAGATGTTCAGGAATACTTCCCCAATTACAATGTAATTAACAATGGTTTTGGTGGTTCACATTTTAGCGACCTTATTTTCTATTACGACAAGCTTATTTTAAAACAAAAACCGGAAATTCTTTTTATCTACGAAGGAGATAATGACATTGCCGGAAACAAAAAACCGGGTCTGGTAAAACGGCAAGCCAAAGAATTGTATAATAAAATACGTGTGGATTTACCCGATACAAAAATCATTTTTATTTCACCCAAGCCAAGTATTGCAAGGGAGAATTTGAAAAAGGAATACATGAAACTGAATACGCGATTAAAGAAATTTTGCGACAGGAAAAAGAACCTTGATTTTGCGGATGTATGGTATCCGGCGATGGATGAAAACGGAGATGTATTTCAGGATATCTTTATTGAAGACGGCTTACACATGAATAAAAAAGGTTACGACATTTGGGGGAAGGTTATTTCTCCATATTTGGAATAA